One Candidatus Anstonellales archaeon DNA window includes the following coding sequences:
- the rtcA gene encoding RNA 3'-terminal phosphate cyclase, translating to MIEIDGSIGEGGGQILRTSLSLSAILGVPVSIKNIRANRPKPGLSYQHLEVARAIKEICNGHCSEAFLGSTSISFFPGQIKGGEYSFKIKTAGSAILLTQAILPLLLHGEEKSHVVIHGGTHVPFSPTADYFAEVFLPAIKKFGVRASVNINRFGFYPKGMGEMTLDVEPLKALSSSEFTSPPSLRPHAVIATSSLFSKIAEEEKQELVNTLELQDVDIKCQNTASSGNAITIFAESVGSCAVFEKGKSPSSLVKRVSSEFLYSSKFGLDKYLTDQILLYCAIAKGKSVLLTPPLTNHTKTNIQIISKFIQSAKFIVDKKSNLLIVKI from the coding sequence ATGATTGAAATTGATGGTTCTATTGGAGAGGGTGGCGGTCAGATATTGAGAACATCCCTCTCTCTTTCAGCCATTCTGGGAGTCCCAGTTTCAATTAAAAACATCCGCGCAAACAGACCAAAACCAGGCCTCTCATACCAACATCTTGAGGTCGCGAGGGCAATTAAAGAAATTTGCAATGGACATTGTAGCGAGGCATTTCTCGGAAGTACGTCAATATCGTTTTTTCCAGGTCAGATAAAAGGTGGGGAGTATTCCTTCAAAATAAAGACAGCTGGAAGCGCAATCCTTCTCACTCAAGCAATTCTCCCCCTCCTTTTGCATGGAGAAGAAAAAAGTCACGTTGTAATCCATGGAGGGACACACGTACCTTTTTCTCCAACAGCCGACTACTTTGCAGAAGTTTTTCTACCAGCAATAAAAAAATTTGGGGTCAGGGCATCCGTAAACATAAACCGATTTGGCTTTTATCCGAAAGGCATGGGAGAGATGACTCTTGACGTCGAGCCGCTGAAGGCTCTAAGTAGTTCTGAATTCACTTCCCCTCCCTCTCTACGGCCACACGCAGTAATAGCGACTTCCAGCTTGTTCAGCAAAATAGCCGAAGAAGAGAAGCAAGAATTAGTCAATACTTTAGAACTTCAAGACGTGGATATAAAATGCCAAAACACGGCATCATCAGGAAACGCTATCACTATCTTTGCAGAGAGTGTTGGTTCGTGTGCTGTTTTTGAAAAGGGAAAGAGCCCCTCCTCATTAGTAAAGAGAGTCTCTTCGGAATTCTTATACTCATCTAAGTTTGGATTGGATAAATATCTAACCGACCAGATTCTCTTATATTGTGCCATCGCAAAGGGCAAGTCCGTACTTCTTACACCTCCACTTACCAACCACACAAAAACAAACATCCAAATAATCTCAAAATTTATTCAAAGCGCAAAGTTTATAGTGGACAAAAAATCAAATCTACTAATAGTGAAGATATGA
- a CDS encoding DUF92 domain-containing protein, translating to MKLTLLDPSATMLTILFGVTILYSAGLNYLLLMLVFFVLGILVTKYEHKEKKRLGIYEHERSWENVLANGTVPVISAIYSSSLGPSAYICSIAAITADKFASELGVLSEEPYSLRTLKKVKKGTSGAISPFGTLMSFDGALLVALSSYLLFPGINFWKVLIISLIGFMGSFIDTLLGVFEEDGIGTKSTTNFICSLTGALIGYLVLGY from the coding sequence ATGAAATTAACGCTACTCGATCCTTCAGCAACAATGCTTACTATATTATTTGGAGTGACAATATTATATTCTGCCGGCTTGAATTATCTACTCCTGATGCTCGTTTTCTTTGTCCTCGGAATTTTGGTTACAAAATATGAACACAAGGAAAAGAAGAGACTTGGGATATATGAACATGAGCGAAGTTGGGAAAACGTTCTTGCAAATGGAACGGTCCCCGTCATCTCGGCAATCTATTCCAGCTCACTCGGTCCATCCGCATACATATGTTCTATTGCTGCAATAACTGCTGACAAATTTGCTTCTGAACTTGGCGTGCTTTCGGAGGAACCCTACTCACTTAGGACGCTAAAAAAAGTAAAGAAAGGCACCAGTGGAGCAATAAGTCCTTTTGGCACACTTATGTCATTTGATGGGGCGCTTCTAGTAGCACTATCCTCTTATCTACTTTTTCCAGGTATTAACTTTTGGAAAGTTCTTATAATTTCACTGATAGGTTTTATGGGTTCCTTCATCGATACACTTCTTGGAGTATTTGAGGAGGACGGAATAGGGACCAAATCAACAACCAATTTCATATGTTCTCTGACAGGAGCATTGATTGGATATCTCGTTTTAGGATATTAA
- a CDS encoding DNA-directed DNA polymerase: MQIENKKTIPNSEHSQNKKASAILIEVDYVVKEGAPIVRLLLKGRRFFRLYDPNFEPYFYLDAPQSEIPEIMKLHVQSQGLEARVVRVEECKVNLYGKEKRLLKVFCNLPRAVPILRERLKSYPSYEYNIPYAKRYLIDKGLSYFARIYYLRKKNEIVKIIKSKDDEGFKLNTLAFDIETYNPQGNPRPKNDPIIMISYATRNKARVLTFKKIDSDFVEVKKSEEEVISSFCKILDQEDIELLVGYNSSVFDIPYLAERSRELGIELALGRDKSSYKRRVFGMRTLAKISGRIHLDLYHIIRFMGIIGALRLPKYSLEDAYREITGRESRTKSLVKKLDIYRLWDGSEKDRELLAEYSKNDALETLELAEKLLPMQIEMSKITKLSLFEVVSSTAGQLVESLLMYRSAKHNAIIPDKPSQESAKKREQNPIQGAFVKIPTPGIYENIAVFDFRGLYPSIICSHNIDPFTLLPPHSSEDAYMSPLGHKFSKKKKGLIPQVLEEIINMRVEIKQKLKSLRPNTDSYHYLFAKSQALKILANSYYGYLAYAKSRWYSRECAESVTAWGRQYIQETIKKAQDAGFDVLYGDTDSIFLLLGKKSKKDALEFMDKINKSLPGNMELELEGFFPRGLFVTKKVSKDARGAKKKYALIDEQGRIKIRGFELVRRDWSKIAKDTQKAVLSAILMDGSKEKAVKIVRDTIDRLYQGKVPIEELIIFTQLQKDPASYEVISPELAAARKAIEQGIKLEKGSVIGYVITKHGSSISDKAKLAEFARDYDANYYITRQILPAVMKILAELGYTDDDLKFKGNQSSLTGFLS, translated from the coding sequence ATGCAAATAGAAAACAAGAAAACTATACCTAACTCTGAACACAGCCAAAACAAAAAAGCCAGCGCAATATTAATTGAAGTTGATTACGTGGTTAAGGAAGGGGCACCAATAGTCCGCCTGCTTCTCAAAGGAAGAAGATTTTTTCGCTTATATGACCCTAACTTTGAGCCCTACTTTTACCTAGACGCTCCGCAGTCAGAAATACCTGAAATAATGAAACTACACGTACAATCACAGGGGCTTGAAGCAAGAGTTGTGAGGGTCGAAGAATGTAAGGTCAACCTGTACGGAAAAGAAAAACGTCTTTTGAAGGTATTTTGCAATCTTCCACGGGCAGTTCCTATCCTGCGCGAGCGACTTAAATCCTACCCATCATATGAATACAACATACCCTATGCGAAAAGATATCTTATAGATAAAGGGTTGTCTTATTTCGCTCGTATCTATTACCTACGAAAGAAAAATGAAATTGTCAAAATCATAAAATCTAAAGATGACGAAGGATTCAAACTAAACACGCTTGCGTTTGATATTGAAACCTATAATCCACAAGGAAACCCCCGACCAAAAAATGACCCTATCATAATGATTAGCTACGCCACGCGCAATAAAGCTCGTGTACTTACTTTCAAGAAAATCGACTCTGATTTTGTTGAAGTAAAAAAATCAGAAGAGGAAGTAATCTCCTCTTTTTGCAAAATTTTAGACCAAGAGGATATCGAACTTCTCGTAGGCTACAACTCCTCTGTGTTTGACATCCCCTACCTAGCCGAGCGTTCAAGGGAGCTTGGCATTGAACTTGCACTTGGCAGAGATAAATCTTCCTATAAAAGGCGCGTCTTTGGAATGCGCACGCTTGCAAAAATAAGCGGTAGAATTCACCTTGACCTTTATCATATAATACGCTTCATGGGCATCATAGGCGCTCTCAGGCTACCTAAATATTCGCTTGAGGACGCATATCGCGAAATCACAGGAAGAGAAAGCCGGACAAAAAGCCTTGTTAAGAAACTTGACATCTACCGTCTCTGGGACGGGAGTGAAAAGGACAGAGAACTTCTAGCCGAATACTCAAAGAACGATGCATTGGAAACCCTTGAACTAGCTGAAAAACTTCTTCCTATGCAAATAGAAATGAGCAAGATAACCAAACTTTCTCTTTTTGAAGTTGTAAGCTCCACTGCCGGTCAGCTTGTTGAGTCTCTCCTTATGTACCGGTCAGCTAAGCATAACGCAATAATTCCCGATAAACCAAGTCAGGAATCAGCAAAAAAGAGAGAGCAAAATCCGATTCAGGGTGCATTTGTAAAGATTCCAACGCCAGGGATATATGAGAATATCGCAGTTTTTGATTTTCGCGGCCTCTACCCTTCAATCATCTGCTCCCACAACATAGACCCATTTACTCTTCTTCCTCCCCACTCGTCTGAAGATGCATACATGTCCCCTCTTGGACACAAATTCTCAAAGAAGAAAAAGGGACTAATCCCGCAAGTGCTCGAAGAAATAATAAATATGCGGGTAGAAATTAAACAAAAGCTTAAATCCCTCCGCCCAAACACAGATAGCTACCATTACCTATTTGCAAAATCACAAGCACTAAAAATACTTGCTAACTCCTACTATGGTTATCTTGCATATGCCAAAAGTCGTTGGTATTCACGAGAGTGTGCAGAGTCAGTAACAGCGTGGGGCAGACAGTACATCCAAGAAACCATAAAAAAGGCACAAGATGCCGGCTTTGATGTCCTTTATGGCGACACAGATTCCATATTCCTGCTTCTTGGAAAAAAATCCAAAAAGGACGCCCTCGAGTTCATGGACAAAATAAATAAATCACTACCCGGCAATATGGAGCTTGAACTTGAAGGTTTTTTTCCACGCGGTTTGTTCGTAACAAAAAAAGTTTCAAAAGACGCCAGGGGCGCAAAGAAGAAATACGCCCTCATAGACGAACAGGGCAGAATCAAAATACGCGGCTTTGAACTAGTAAGGCGTGACTGGTCAAAAATAGCAAAGGATACTCAAAAGGCCGTGCTCTCAGCAATTTTGATGGATGGAAGCAAAGAAAAAGCTGTCAAGATAGTTAGGGACACCATAGATCGCCTTTACCAGGGAAAAGTGCCGATAGAGGAACTAATAATATTTACTCAGCTACAAAAAGACCCCGCCAGCTACGAGGTAATCTCTCCTGAACTTGCCGCCGCACGAAAGGCAATCGAGCAAGGAATAAAGCTTGAAAAGGGCAGCGTAATCGGATATGTAATAACAAAACACGGCTCCTCAATTTCAGATAAGGCAAAGCTTGCAGAATTTGCAAGAGATTACGACGCCAATTATTACATAACGCGCCAGATTCTTCCGGCAGTTATGAAAATACTTGCAGAGCTTGGATATACTGATGACGATTTAAAGTTTAAAGGAAATCAGAGCTCACTAACAGGCTTTCTGTCTTAG
- a CDS encoding Lrp/AsnC ligand binding domain-containing protein, which produces MENKISVFIGVVSEEKVKTIEVVKKLLEIPGVQKIWELTGSFDLLVFATSTSISDLNSVVESIRACPGIKSETTFLILDSHSR; this is translated from the coding sequence ATGGAAAACAAAATTAGTGTATTTATAGGCGTAGTGTCAGAAGAAAAGGTAAAAACAATCGAAGTTGTAAAGAAGCTCCTCGAGATTCCCGGCGTCCAGAAAATATGGGAACTGACCGGCTCTTTTGATTTGCTTGTCTTTGCGACTTCTACCTCCATCTCTGATCTAAATTCAGTGGTAGAATCTATTCGCGCATGCCCAGGAATAAAAAGCGAGACTACATTCCTCATTCTTGATTCGCATTCCAGGTAG
- a CDS encoding 3-isopropylmalate dehydratase/homoaconitate hydratase family large subunit, translating into MSGETLTQKILSKKAGRKLSEGELAVVTFDYLLTHDTTSTWAIDAFESFSDKVFDPSKIFIFFDHAYPAPNTQVAAMHSKIMAFAKKHSIPVFAQGVCHQVMAEFFTYPNTFLVGADSHTPTGGGLGCLAVGFGSTDAAVAMATGKIWVRVPQTLLINLEGELLAGSYPKDVILTIAKELSSEGANYKVVEFGGSSISNFDVPSRLTLCNMCAEIGAKSAIVPADKQTEAYLRSQKRFKPFLHMRSDKDADFSDTLTFDISKVEPTVACPPDINFGVPVGEVEGTPITQVFIGSCTNCRIEDLEVAYKILKGQKIHKELKLIITPSSRYVLEEASRRGYLNEFLRIGATITPPGCGSCLGRHMGVLSDNDVCLSTSNRNFTGRMGSPKAKIYLSSPATAAASAIEGKIADPRKYLS; encoded by the coding sequence ATGAGTGGAGAAACGCTTACTCAAAAAATCCTTTCAAAAAAAGCCGGAAGAAAACTTTCGGAAGGAGAGTTGGCAGTAGTAACTTTCGATTATCTGCTTACTCATGACACTACTTCTACATGGGCAATAGACGCTTTTGAGTCATTTTCTGACAAAGTGTTTGACCCGTCAAAGATTTTTATATTCTTTGACCATGCATATCCTGCCCCAAATACTCAGGTTGCTGCCATGCACTCAAAAATCATGGCGTTTGCAAAAAAGCACTCTATCCCTGTCTTTGCGCAGGGCGTTTGTCATCAAGTTATGGCTGAATTTTTTACATACCCAAACACATTTCTCGTAGGTGCCGACAGCCACACTCCAACAGGGGGTGGCCTCGGCTGCCTTGCTGTTGGTTTCGGTTCAACAGATGCCGCAGTGGCAATGGCAACAGGAAAAATATGGGTTCGCGTACCACAAACTCTTCTTATTAATCTTGAAGGAGAGCTTTTAGCTGGTTCATATCCCAAAGACGTTATCCTCACAATAGCAAAGGAGCTATCAAGCGAAGGAGCAAACTACAAAGTCGTTGAATTTGGCGGTAGTTCAATAAGCAATTTTGATGTTCCATCGCGCCTTACGCTATGCAATATGTGCGCTGAGATAGGTGCAAAAAGCGCCATCGTCCCTGCAGACAAACAAACAGAAGCCTATTTGCGTTCCCAGAAGCGCTTTAAGCCTTTTTTACACATGAGATCAGACAAAGATGCGGATTTTTCAGACACACTGACTTTTGATATCTCAAAAGTAGAGCCAACAGTTGCGTGCCCTCCAGATATAAACTTTGGTGTTCCGGTAGGTGAGGTAGAAGGCACACCAATAACACAGGTCTTCATCGGCTCATGTACAAATTGCAGAATTGAAGACCTTGAAGTAGCTTATAAGATACTAAAAGGACAAAAGATACACAAAGAGCTAAAACTCATAATAACCCCATCAAGCCGTTATGTTCTTGAGGAAGCTTCCAGAAGAGGATATCTCAACGAGTTTTTGAGGATAGGTGCAACAATAACTCCTCCAGGTTGCGGTTCATGTCTTGGAAGGCATATGGGCGTACTATCCGACAACGACGTATGTTTGAGCACCAGCAATAGAAACTTCACAGGCAGAATGGGATCTCCAAAGGCAAAAATATACCTTTCCTCACCGGCAACCGCAGCAGCAAGCGCAATTGAAGGAAAGATAGCTGACCCAAGAAAATATCTGTCATAG
- a CDS encoding 3-isopropylmalate dehydratase — MINISRAWKFDDNINTDLITPGRYNLVSTRSELGKIAFIEYRPEFSAQVKKGDFIVAGRNFGCGSSRESAVYAIIESGIQAVIAKSYARIFYRNAINNGLLLIIGTSTFIDSTKDGDELILDGKKLRNLTRHTELEITIPPLMEKIRKYGGIIEFLKKNKIDDLERD; from the coding sequence GTGATAAATATTTCAAGAGCCTGGAAATTCGACGACAACATAAACACAGATTTGATTACTCCAGGTAGATACAATCTCGTATCAACTCGCTCGGAGCTTGGAAAAATAGCATTTATTGAATACAGGCCCGAATTTTCAGCACAAGTAAAAAAAGGGGATTTCATAGTTGCGGGACGAAACTTTGGCTGCGGCTCATCTCGCGAAAGCGCAGTCTATGCCATCATCGAATCCGGAATTCAAGCCGTGATTGCTAAATCCTATGCACGAATATTTTACCGCAACGCAATAAACAATGGACTTCTTTTAATTATTGGAACTTCAACTTTCATAGACTCAACGAAAGACGGCGACGAACTTATCTTAGACGGCAAAAAACTAAGAAACTTGACAAGACACACCGAATTAGAAATTACTATCCCACCTCTAATGGAAAAAATACGAAAATATGGAGGTATAATTGAGTTCTTAAAGAAGAACAAAATTGATGATTTGGAGCGAGACTAA
- a CDS encoding isocitrate/isopropylmalate dehydrogenase family protein gives MVGKRILYINGDGIGPELVTYARRIVDMLVSVDWVEGEAGYSTFKKYGDPLPPHTVQAAQECDAILFCAVTTPPHIPNYKSAIVTLRKELDLYANLRPFFSLPNVPCIRPDLRFAIVRENTEGFYSGIEEGDDEKATSLRIITKKGSERIIRFAFEYAKKEGFSKVTLLHKASIFRKTDGLFLSCGNKIAEEYKDRLDFEDALIDSAAMRLILSPYDFQVIVTTNLFGDILSDEASALVGGLGVAPSGNYGEKIALFEPIHGSAPKYAGKDYVNPTGMLLSASMMLKYLGFKKEAKKLEEAISKTYLKNIKTKDVGGNSKTSEFIYAVERNIE, from the coding sequence ATGGTTGGAAAAAGAATACTCTACATAAATGGAGACGGTATAGGCCCAGAATTAGTTACCTATGCCCGCAGAATAGTTGATATGCTCGTTAGTGTTGATTGGGTTGAAGGTGAAGCTGGATATTCTACTTTTAAAAAATATGGAGACCCTTTACCCCCCCACACCGTACAAGCCGCCCAGGAATGCGATGCAATTCTTTTTTGTGCCGTGACTACCCCCCCACACATACCCAACTATAAAAGTGCTATCGTCACATTAAGAAAAGAGCTGGACTTATACGCAAACCTACGTCCTTTTTTTTCACTGCCCAATGTTCCATGTATACGCCCTGACTTACGCTTTGCAATAGTAAGGGAAAATACTGAAGGTTTCTACAGTGGCATTGAGGAAGGAGACGATGAAAAGGCAACATCACTACGCATAATAACAAAAAAAGGTAGCGAACGGATAATTAGATTTGCATTCGAATACGCAAAAAAAGAAGGGTTTTCAAAAGTTACATTGCTTCACAAAGCATCAATATTCAGAAAAACAGATGGACTATTTCTATCTTGTGGAAATAAAATTGCAGAAGAATACAAAGACAGACTTGACTTTGAAGATGCCCTTATAGACTCCGCAGCAATGAGGCTTATCCTGTCCCCTTACGATTTTCAAGTTATTGTTACTACAAATTTGTTTGGAGATATATTATCAGACGAGGCTTCAGCACTTGTGGGAGGACTGGGTGTTGCTCCCTCTGGAAACTACGGAGAAAAAATTGCGCTTTTTGAACCTATCCACGGTTCTGCTCCAAAATATGCAGGTAAAGACTACGTAAATCCTACAGGAATGCTTCTTTCAGCATCTATGATGCTAAAATATCTTGGTTTTAAAAAAGAGGCAAAAAAACTCGAGGAGGCAATATCAAAAACATACCTCAAAAACATAAAGACCAAGGATGTAGGTGGAAATTCAAAAACAAGCGAATTTATCTATGCTGTAGAAAGAAACATAGAATAA
- the lysW gene encoding lysine biosynthesis protein LysW — MADCPECAGTIEIKEGTELGEILQCPDCGSRLEVRSINPIQLERAPEIQEDWGE; from the coding sequence ATGGCCGATTGTCCAGAATGCGCAGGAACAATAGAAATCAAAGAAGGCACAGAACTAGGCGAAATACTTCAATGTCCAGATTGTGGTTCAAGGCTTGAAGTAAGAAGCATAAATCCGATACAGCTTGAAAGAGCTCCTGAAATCCAAGAGGACTGGGGCGAATGA
- the lysX gene encoding lysine biosynthesis protein LysX, translated as MVCALIYTILTPENKLLIEEGKKQGLEFERINDNQAILQLTQQPTTVPETILQRSSSFTRTLYLTHYFETHGSWVVNTFFSQQVCGDKAYCSTLLAKAGVPTPRTFLAFSQESAMKAIDNLGYPCVIKPTIGSWARLVHRINDRDAAEAVLECREVMGSAWQQIYYVQEHINKPGRDIRAFVVGDEVICAIYRISTEKSGWVTNTGRGGKAENCPLTDELEEICLKAVGILDEGIYGIDIMETDAGYVVHEINHTTEFRNSIAPTGVNIAEKMISWIKQKSKQ; from the coding sequence TTGGTATGCGCTCTTATTTATACCATCCTTACTCCAGAAAATAAACTCTTGATTGAAGAGGGAAAAAAACAGGGTCTGGAGTTCGAGCGTATAAATGACAACCAAGCTATACTTCAACTTACTCAACAGCCAACCACAGTGCCTGAAACAATACTTCAACGTTCAAGTTCATTTACAAGGACCCTTTACCTAACTCATTACTTTGAGACTCATGGCTCTTGGGTAGTGAACACTTTCTTTTCACAACAGGTATGTGGTGATAAAGCATATTGCTCCACCCTTCTTGCAAAGGCCGGAGTCCCCACTCCTCGCACTTTTCTGGCATTTAGCCAAGAAAGCGCAATGAAAGCGATAGATAATCTTGGCTACCCCTGCGTAATAAAGCCTACCATTGGTTCGTGGGCAAGACTTGTACATCGGATAAACGACCGGGATGCAGCAGAAGCAGTTCTCGAATGCCGAGAGGTGATGGGATCTGCGTGGCAGCAGATTTACTATGTGCAAGAACACATCAACAAACCCGGACGAGACATACGTGCATTTGTTGTTGGCGATGAAGTCATCTGCGCTATTTATAGAATATCAACAGAAAAATCAGGATGGGTAACTAACACAGGGCGTGGTGGAAAAGCTGAAAATTGCCCCCTTACTGATGAGCTGGAAGAAATATGTCTCAAAGCAGTAGGAATTTTGGACGAAGGTATATACGGCATTGATATCATGGAAACAGACGCTGGATATGTAGTACATGAAATAAATCACACCACTGAGTTTAGAAACTCCATTGCACCGACAGGTGTAAACATAGCTGAAAAAATGATTTCCTGGATTAAACAAAAATCAAAACAGTGA
- the argC gene encoding N-acetyl-gamma-glutamyl-phosphate reductase encodes MEKIRASIIGASGYTGGELTRLLIMHPFIEIKSLTSERFKGVPITKLNPNLRSFTKATFVSAREVNPEENDVIFLCVPHEKSQDYVAEYITSPHLKIIDLSADFRLRDKSEYERYYSTHKYPELLKYAAYGLPEIHREEIKRSRLIGCAGCLPTSAILCIYPLVKAGVIDLDHIVIDSKIGSSAAGASFDISTHHPERQGVVRAYKPSGHRHIAEIEQELSQAAGKKINVSFSPHAVEMVRGIFTTVHAFLNQKLTDTDLWRLYRTFYSSCPFIRLVKDKETLHRYPEPKAVAGTNFADIGWEIDEHANRIVLMEAIDNLVKGSGGQAVQCMNIMFNLDEKTGLWYPGFHPY; translated from the coding sequence ATGGAAAAGATACGTGCATCCATAATCGGAGCATCAGGCTATACTGGTGGAGAGCTGACAAGATTACTAATCATGCATCCATTCATTGAAATAAAAAGCCTCACCTCTGAAAGATTCAAAGGCGTACCTATAACAAAATTAAATCCAAATCTGCGTTCCTTTACAAAAGCGACCTTTGTCTCCGCAAGAGAAGTCAACCCTGAGGAGAACGATGTAATATTCCTCTGTGTCCCACACGAAAAATCTCAAGATTACGTTGCAGAGTATATTACTTCCCCACACCTAAAGATAATTGACCTTTCCGCTGACTTTCGCCTTCGCGACAAATCAGAATACGAACGTTACTATTCAACGCACAAATATCCCGAACTCCTCAAATATGCCGCATACGGGCTTCCCGAAATACATAGAGAAGAAATAAAAAGGTCAAGACTTATTGGCTGTGCCGGCTGTCTACCGACAAGTGCAATTCTTTGTATTTACCCTCTAGTTAAGGCAGGTGTTATCGATCTAGATCACATAGTTATAGACAGCAAGATAGGCTCATCAGCCGCAGGTGCAAGCTTTGATATATCCACTCACCATCCTGAACGGCAGGGAGTCGTGAGGGCGTATAAACCATCGGGTCATCGCCATATAGCTGAAATAGAACAGGAGCTTTCACAAGCCGCTGGAAAGAAGATCAATGTTTCCTTTTCTCCTCATGCAGTCGAAATGGTTCGCGGAATCTTTACAACAGTACACGCATTTCTTAACCAGAAATTAACTGATACGGACCTATGGAGATTATATAGAACCTTCTATTCTTCTTGTCCGTTTATAAGATTAGTAAAAGATAAGGAGACTCTTCATCGTTATCCAGAACCAAAGGCAGTTGCAGGCACAAATTTTGCAGACATAGGATGGGAGATTGATGAGCATGCAAACAGAATAGTCCTAATGGAGGCAATAGACAATCTTGTAAAAGGCAGTGGTGGCCAGGCAGTACAATGCATGAACATAATGTTCAACCTTGATGAAAAAACAGGTTTGTGGTACCCCGGCTTCCATCCCTACTAG
- a CDS encoding [LysW]-aminoadipate kinase gives MDERPTLIVKIGGSVADSLQNVAKDIATLTSIYTIIIVHGCSAQMNELCRKMGLTPKFITSPSGFKSRYTDAETLVVYNLAVCVASTNVILALRREGVNAVRLNGLDGASIIAKQKIVYHIDEQGKEKLIRDDFTGKIEKINIQLLTLLLKNNYVPVIGALAIGENNQPLNVDGDRLAAAIGIATKGSTIISLTDVDGYYEEGTIVPSLSLEEVFKAIKKAGGGRESGGMKKKLYACAEALQGGVKEFIIGNGRLQNPISNLLAGAGTHCRI, from the coding sequence ATGGATGAACGGCCAACACTCATTGTTAAAATCGGAGGAAGCGTTGCGGATTCACTACAAAACGTAGCAAAAGACATCGCAACTTTAACCTCTATCTACACAATAATAATAGTACACGGATGCAGCGCTCAAATGAACGAGCTTTGCAGAAAGATGGGTTTAACTCCAAAATTTATAACTTCACCATCAGGATTCAAATCACGATATACGGATGCAGAAACTTTAGTTGTGTATAATCTCGCGGTTTGTGTTGCCAGTACGAACGTAATTCTTGCTCTTAGAAGAGAAGGGGTAAATGCAGTGAGACTAAACGGTCTTGATGGCGCATCAATTATTGCAAAGCAAAAAATAGTGTATCACATAGACGAACAAGGAAAGGAAAAGCTAATAAGAGATGACTTCACTGGAAAAATAGAAAAGATAAACATACAGCTTCTAACTTTGCTTCTTAAAAATAACTACGTTCCAGTAATCGGGGCCCTTGCAATCGGAGAGAATAACCAGCCCCTTAACGTCGATGGAGATAGATTGGCAGCTGCAATTGGAATAGCCACAAAAGGAAGCACTATCATTTCACTAACTGACGTAGATGGATACTATGAGGAAGGAACGATAGTTCCCTCACTAAGCTTAGAGGAGGTTTTCAAAGCAATAAAAAAAGCAGGCGGGGGAAGGGAAAGTGGAGGAATGAAAAAGAAACTGTACGCCTGCGCAGAAGCATTGCAAGGCGGAGTCAAAGAATTCATCATCGGTAACGGAAGACTCCAAAATCCGATATCTAATCTCCTGGCCGGTGCCGGGACACATTGTAGAATATAA